One segment of Lachancea thermotolerans CBS 6340 chromosome E complete sequence DNA contains the following:
- the EXO5 gene encoding Exo5p (similar to uniprot|P38289 Saccharomyces cerevisiae YBR163W) gives MTLKRFSLFARNIHLPKKTNAASVESNGSLAPTDEELEVINSLPPFQHALQLSSQSATKAKRSYLETKLPKVQKLFKSSRDPAYLAYDFPQGLSNPYVDAHARPVTNPVTGDTKYRGTPRLSVTKLLTKRWCELRETYDIYSRIPIFEHSQVKQGRKEHQRLEEEVHAPPANIEEFEANFEVDIPDDPFHSLVEDWYLSIVRLVTLFQKGQAREILCHGYLSSRTSGFVRGKVKDDNDVLVSGIIDHLILRQRRAKNNVPSSLTQVLSESVDINLAQFLNLLPSLVQQASKDFEIVVSDVKTRSTKTIPRQQTVVKASKMQVMYYRFLLEDLGRDAETTYQKLLINAQRRGFNVDQPINPAKIINLLEIDPMIRGDMERLQRGDQLGFKPFDSEAELNTSQPVYTLEEFDEKITDLRTRQKYETLFTTWNTPVTLRYFAARLALMYENVGPLLSQNLMIEYYCGDVNFHNISFSFDAEELERQSFDSAQFWFGKRAIEPIKPNMKNLQTYCKYCDYESVCLWRKEGRQACKTLGQELVRLYNGNSPNAITRE, from the coding sequence ATGACACTCAAACGATTCAGCCTGTTCGCTAGAAATAttcatcttccaaagaagacaaaCGCTGCTTCAGTGGAGAGCAATGGAAGCTTAGCTCCGACCGATGAGGAGCTAGAAGTTATAAACAGCCTTCCGCCTTTTCAGCACGCGCTACAGCTATCAAGCCAGAGCGCAACAAAGGCAAAAAGATCATATCTGGAAACAAAGCTTCCGAAAGTCCAAAAGCTGTTCAAGAGCAGCAGAGACCCCGCTTATCTTGCGTACGATTTCCCTCAAGGTCTGTCAAATCCATATGTTGACGCACATGCGCGGCCCGTGACCAACCCAGTAACTGGCGATACGAAGTACCGGGGTACCCCAAGGCTCTCGGTAACCAAGCTTCTTACAAAAAGGTGGTGTGAACTCCGTGAGACCTACGACATCTATTCCCGTATCCCGATTTTCGAGCACAGCCAAGTGAAGCAGGGACGCAAAGAGCACCAGAGActtgaggaagaagttcatgCACCACCAGCCAATATCGAAGAGTTTGAGGcaaactttgaagtcgATATACCTGATGACCCGTTTCACTCTCTCGTGGAGGACTGGTATCTCTCAATAGTGAGGCTTGTTActctttttcagaaaggCCAAGCCAGAGAAATACTCTGTCACGGCTACTTGAGCTCGCGGACGAGCGGTTTCGTCCGTGGGAAGGTCAAAGATGACAACGATGTTTTGGTAAGCGGAATCATCGATCACTTAATATTGAGGCAACGACGTGCCAAGAACAACGTTCCGTCAAGTCTAACTCAAGTGCTCAGCGAAAGCGTTGACATTAATTTGGCTCAGTTTTTAAACCTCCTTCCCTCTTTAGTTCAGCAGGCGAGCAAAGACTTTGAGATTGTGGTGAGCGATGTCAAAACAAGATCTACCAAGACAATCCCTCGGCAACAGACGGTAGTGAAGGCATCCAAAATGCAAGTAATGTATTATCGTTTTCTGCTAGAAGACTTGGGGAGAGACGCCGAAACAACATACCAGAAGTTGCTTATCAACGCGCAGCGAAGGGGCTTTAATGTTGACCAGCCTATCAACCCTGCTAAAATTATAAACTTACTGGAGATTGACCCCATGATAAGAGGTGACATGGAGCGACTTCAAAGAGGCGACCAATTAGGGTTCAAGCCCTTCGATAGCGAAGCCGAATTAAACACCTCGCAACCAGTCTACACTTTGGAAGAATTTGACGAAAAAATCACTGATTTGCGTACAAGGCAGAAATACGAGACATTATTCACAACATGGAACACTCCAGTGACGCTACGTTATTTTGCGGCGCGACTGGCCCTTATGTATGAGAATGTGGGTCCATTGTTGTCACAAAACTTAATGATTGAGTACTATTGCGGAGACGTTAATTTCCATAATATCTCGTTTTCATTTGAcgctgaagagcttgagcgCCAGAGTTTTGATAGCGCCCAGTTTTGGTTTGGCAAGCGGGCTATCGAGCCCATAAAGCCTAACATGAAGAACCTCCAGACATACTGCAAGTACTGCGACTACGAGAGCGTATGCCTTTGGAGAAAAGAGGGCAGACAGGCATGCAAAACCCTGGGGCAAGAGCTGGTTCGCCTCTATAACGGGAATAGCCCTAATGCAATTACTCGTGAATGA
- the CDC28 gene encoding cyclin-dependent serine/threonine-protein kinase CDC28 (highly similar to uniprot|P00546 Saccharomyces cerevisiae YBR160W CDC28 Catalytic subunit of the main cell cycle cyclin-dependent kinase (CDK) alternately associates with G1 cyclins (CLNs) and G2/M cyclins (CLBs) which direct the CDK to specific substrates), translating to MTELANYKRLEKVGEGTYGVVYKALDLRHGQRVVALKKIRLESEDEGVPSTAIREISLLKELKDDNIVRLYDIVHSDAHKLYLVFEFLDLDLKRYMEAIPKEQPLGDNIIKKFMMQLCKGIAYCHSHRILHRDLKPQNLLINRDGNMKLADFGLARAFGVPLRAYTHEIVTLWYRAPEVLLGGKQYSTGVDIWSIGCIFAEMCNRKPIFSGDSEIDQIFKIFRVLGTPSEAVWPDIVYLPDFKPKFPKWHPKDLQQVVPSLDEHGIDLLQKLLTYDPINRISAKRAVMHPYFQGRADA from the coding sequence ATGACTGAATTGGCCAACTACAAGCGCCTGGAGAAGGTCGGCGAGGGCACGTATGGTGTCGTGTACAAAGCGCTGGACCTGAGGCACGGTCAGCGGGTTGTGGCCCTGAAGAAAATCCGGCTGGAGAGCGAGGACGAGGGCGTGCCCAGCACGGCGATCCGCGAGATTTCGCTgctcaaggagctcaaggACGACAACATCGTGCGCCTGTACGACATCGTGCACTCGGACGCGCACAAGCTGTATCTGGTGTTCGAGTTCCTGGACCTGGACCTCAAGCGGTACATGGAGGCGATCCCCAAGGAGCAGCCGCTGGGCGACAAcatcatcaagaagttcatgaTGCAGCTGTGCAAGGGCATCGCCTACTGCCACTCGCACCGCATCCTGCACCGCGACCTGAAGCCGCAGAACCTGCTGATCAACCGCGACGGCAACATGAAGCTGGCGGACTTCGGCCTGGCCCGCGCCTTCGGCGTGCCGCTGCGTGCCTACACCCACGAGATCGTCACGCTGTGGTACCGCGCGCCCGAGGTCCTGCTGGGCGGCAAGCAGTACTCCACAGGCGTGGACATCTGGTCCATCGGCTGCATCTTCGCCGAGATGTGCAACCGCAAGCCCATCTTCAGCGGCGACAGCGAGATCGACcagatcttcaagatcttccGCGTGCTGGGTACCCCGAGCGAGGCCGTGTGGCCGGACATCGTCTACCTGCCGGACTTCAAGCCCAAGTTCCCCAAGTGGCACCCCAAGGACCTCCAGCAGGTCGTACCATCGCTGGACGAGCATGGCATCGACctgctgcagaagctgctgacCTACGACCCGATAAATAGGATCAGCGCGAAGCGCGCCGTCATGCACCCGTACTTCCAGGGCCGCGCGGACGCGTGA
- the LGE1 gene encoding Lge1p (conserved hypothetical protein), protein MNELLWRLNSYNYGESPSGYYGGGQHYHANYRGESYAPQRGGYYNGGRGAHSDGYANRYEKRHNSGSRDRWTPSLAQGERPLEAPAPPSPAYEPARPAPSRFRSTESPFYYLTGLDQSSENEQELLRIRNLFKEDDSIDARLQEQKLQLCKSELELGLLSTQCEKDALNVQLTQENLDALLLMQ, encoded by the exons ATGAATGAGCTACTCTGGCGATTA AACTCGTATAACTATGGCGAGAGCCCTTCTGGCTACTACGGCGGTGGTCAGCACTACCATGCGAACTACAGAGGTGAGAGCTACGCCCCACAGCGAGGGGGTTACTACAACGGGGGTCGCGGCGCGCACTCCGATGGCTATGCCAACCGCTACGAGAAGCGCCACAACTCCGGCTCGCGCGACCGGTGGACGCCTTCTTTGGCGCAGGGCGAGCGCCCTCTCGAGGCCCCCGCGCCGCCATCTCCCGCGTATGAGCCGGCCCGCCCCGCGCCCTCCAGGTTCCGCTCCACGGAGTCGCCATTTTACTACCTCACGGGTCTTGACCAGTCCTCGGAAAACGAACAAGAGCTCCTACGGATACgcaaccttttcaaagaagacgACTCCATCGACGCCAGGTTGCAGgagcagaagctgcagctgtGCAAGAGCGAGCTGGAACTGGGCCTGCTGAGCACTCAGTGCGAAAAGGACGCCCTCAACGTCCAACTGACCCAGGAAAACCTCGACGCGCTGCTTTTGATGCAGTGA
- the IFA38 gene encoding ketoreductase (highly similar to uniprot|P38286 Saccharomyces cerevisiae YBR159W microsomal beta-keto-reductase) yields MAFPWHLSKKQRPTKAEEMSFTEQFLALGSNNKITNALLWGIFAVGVLKATTFVLSLSSLVADLFVLPGVSFSKYGAKKGKYCVVTGASDGIGKEYARQLAKRGFNLILISRTLSKLEALKADFESAFGVQVKVLAIDIAQDSPENYSKIRDICAGLPVTVLINNVGQSHSIPVPFLETEEDEMRNIITINTTATLKITQLVAPLIVQNAKESRCRGLILTMGSFGGLLPTPLLATYSGSKAFLQAWSAALAGELKPQNVDVEIVLSYLVTSAMSKVRRSSAMIPSPAQFVAATLKSVGRRSGAQERFATMTPYWSHALYHFLIENTVGVYSKAANTINYTFHKSIRTRALRKAARQAKHE; encoded by the coding sequence ATGGCTTTCCCTTGGCATCTCAGTAAAAAACAAAGACCAACCAAAGCTgaagagatgagcttcacCGAGCAATTCCTAGCACTTGGctccaacaacaaaatAACCAATGCGCTTTTGTGGGGCATCTTCGCCGTTGGCGTGTTGAAAGCTACCACTTTCGTGTTGAGTTTGTCCAGCTTGGTCGCAGACTTGTTTGTCCTGCCAGGCGTGAGCTTCTCCAAGTATGGTGCCAAGAAGGGCAAGTACTGTGTTGTCACTGGTGCCAGTGACGGAATTGGCAAGGAATACGCACGCCAGTTGGCCAAGCGCGGGTTCAACTTGATCCTCATCTCGCGCACTCTTTCGAAACTGGAGGCATTGAAGGCGGATTTCGAGAGCGCGTTCGGCGTGCAGGTCAAGGTTTTGGCCATTGACATCGCACAGGATTCGCCCGAGAACTACTCCAAGATCCGGGACATCTGCGCGGGGCTTCCTGTGACAGTTTTGATCAACAACGTGGGCCAGAGCCACAGCATCCCTGTGCCCTTCTTGGAGACGGAGGAGGACGAGATGCGCAACATCATCACCATCAACACGACCGCGACGCTCAAGATCACCCAACTGGTTGCTCCCTTGATTGTGCAGAACGCCAAGGAATCCCGCTGCAGAGGTCTCATTTTGACGATGGGTTCTTTCGGCGGCCTGCTCCCCACCCCTCTCCTCGCCACCTACTCTGGCTCCAAGGCCTTTTTGCAAGCGTGGTCCGCCGCGCTAGCTGGCGAGCTGAAACCCCAGAACGTCGACGTTGAGATCGTGCTGTCGTACTTGGTCACCAGCGCGATGTCGAAGGTCCGCAGATCCTCGGCGATGATCCCCAGCCCAGCGCAGTTCGTGGCCGCGACGCTCAAGAGCGTGGGCCGCCGCTCGGGCGCGCAGGAGCGGTTCGCGACGATGACTCCATACTGGTCGCACGCGCTGTACCACTTCCTGATCGAAAACACGGTCGGCGTCTACAGCAAGGCGGCCAACACGATCAACTACACCTTCCACAAGAGCATTCGGacgcgcgcgctgcgcaaGGCCGCCAGACAGGCCAAGCACGAGTGA
- the TOS1 gene encoding Tos1p (weakly similar to uniprot|P38288 Saccharomyces cerevisiae YBR162C TOS1 Target of SBF), whose translation MRLTQAAAAAASLVPLVAASCDYVGGNYYCSETDAVVYSNVGYSGSYMDVTNMDESTCACTQESVSFEGSMTPLDEELSVHFRGPLELLQFGVYYPSSGASLKKRGQDCDVAKRHHEHKREAAVAYVEVTSTLYVDASGSPVTSTNPSATAIVATSSSLAPASSAAQESSQTSSSSSSSSSASSSASSQTSSSSGSAAGSSSSSSSASSSSSGSSSSGSGSGWNRVSYYTPGSATNLTFMNHQGGTAGSGTWSACFGNSISFAASDGVSGASSAQALDQVTLASNKEYMIFSGVDCSDTSSGSCGHYRDDIPAKHGFGGATKMFVFEFKMPHDYSSSYNSDMPAIWMLNAKVPRTLQYGDSTCSCWSTGCGELDLFEILSSGSEKLITHLHDGQGNDGNSQGGGGTQDYFTRPTSSSFKAAVIFDGSDKTIHVVKVDDDFSSTLSASTVQSWLDKSGSTAQLS comes from the coding sequence ATGAGACTTACTCAggctgcagcagcagctgcttcgCTCGTTCCTCTAGtcgcagcttcttgcgaCTACGTTGGAGGAAACTACTACTGTTCGGAGACCGACGCCGTCGTGTACTCCAACGTCGGGTACTCCGGCTCCTACATGGACGTCACCAACATGGACGAGTCCACATGTGCGTGTACCCAGGAGTCCGTTTCCTTCGAGGGTTCCATGACTCCCCTAGATGAAGAACTGAGTGTTCACTTCAGAGGTCCTTTAGAGTTGCTGCAGTTTGGTGTTTACTACCCATCCTCCGGCGCctcattgaagaagagaggcCAGGATTGCGATGTCGCCAAGCGTCATCACGAGCACAAGAGAGAGGCCGCTGTTGCCTACGTCGAGGTTACCTCGACTTTGTACGTGGACGCCAGCGGGTCCCCAGTGACCTCTACCAACCCATCTGCTACCGCCATTGTTGCcacctcctcttctttggccCCAGCCTCATCTGCCGCTCAAGAAAGCTCCCAAACCTCGAGctcctcatcttcctcctcctccgcGTCGTCTTCTGCGTCGTctcaaacttcttcttcgtctgGCTCTGCCGCAggctcttcctcttctaGCTCCAGCGCTTCCTCTTCCAGCTCcggctcttcttcctccggGTCTGGTTCTGGATGGAACAGAGTTTCTTACTACACCCCTGGCTCCGCCACCAACTTGACTTTCATGAACCACCAGGGTGGTACCGCCGGTTCCGGTACATGGTCCGCCTGCTTTGGCAACTCCATCTCGTTTGCCGCCTCCGATGGTGTTTCGGGTGCTAGCTCCGCCCAGGCCTTGGACCAAGTGACCTTGGCCTCTAACAAGGAGTACATGATCTTCTCTGGTGTCGACTGCTCAGACACTTCTTCCGGTTCTTGCGGCCACTACAGAGACGACATTCCCGCCAAACACGGCTTTGGCGGTGCCACCAAGATgtttgtctttgaatttaaGATGCCCCACGACTACTCTTCCAGTTACAACTCTGATATGCCCGCCATCTGGATGCTGAACGCTAAGGTCCCACGTACGCTACAATACGGTGACTCAACCTGTTCCTGCTGGAGCACGGGCTGCGGTGAGCTCGACCTGTTTGAGATCTTGAGTTCCGGCAGTGAAAAACTCATCACACACTTGCACGACGGCCAAGGCAACGACGGTAACAGCCAAGGCGGCGGCGGTACTCAGGACTACTTCACGAGACCAAcctcttccagcttcaaggCCGCAGTGATCTTCGACGGCTCCGACAAGACTATCCACGTTGTCAAGGTTGACGACGACTTCAGCTCCACCTTGAGCGCCAGCACTGTGCAGAGCTGGCTAGACAAGAGTGGCTCTACTGCTCAGCTATCCTAG
- the AMN1 gene encoding Amn1p (weakly similar to uniprot|P38285 Saccharomyces cerevisiae YBR158W AMN1 Involved in daughter cell separation and Chromosome STability Chromosome STability) — translation MLTPAPSRNGSFKRQRDSESPAAAPAPPAKKPAAACNACNACGTCGECDVCDGQRDDACDPPPFILGDLTPLATPTKPATRRVPRLESHFSDLKLWSPTRGRPPRREHAIFRTPEVVDRIMRFVDAARAIPREKPRHRRKPQSLSHALLMYDGDQAKAVQAWHETSAAGRSQSAPALQEPGLAPCLLVNKLWHAAALAIITENLAFADHRRFRQLAACPRQQRARFSRPASFVLHKLSRLTQGELDAVAPLVASEKLRWLELYICPKVLPPVPVFQHSRNIEKLVLPGNRLLTDEFIMKIAPHLGKLRVLDLRACDQITDGAVLSITSNCPLLEVCNLGRHRNGAAITSVSLVALARNTNIDTVGAAGCHVTDAGVWELAMHRGAHIRRLSLNNCRLLTNNSVPALLSMNYFPQLSVLEIRDVKHITNLRPIVAYTSAKRALGFPVLVEGGERIDLLIKEEEWRMERERSARVLAALSQWVNEEDPQD, via the coding sequence ATGCTCACACCGGCGCCCTCTAGAAATGGCTCCTTCAAGCGTCAGCGCGACTCGGAGTCGCCGGCGGCTGCGCCCGCGCCGCcagccaagaagcccgcCGCCGCGTGCAACGCGTGCAACGCTTGCGGGACGTGTGGCGAGTGCGACGTGTGCGACGGCCAGCGCGACGACGCCTGCGACCCGCCGCCCTTTATTCTTGGCGACCTGACGCCGCTCGCGACGCCCACCAAGCCCGCCACGCGCCGCGTCCCACGCCTCGAATCCCACTTCTCGGACCTCAAGCTCTGGTCGCCCACGCGCGGTAGGCCGCCACGCCGCGAGCACGCTATCTTCCGCACGCCAGAGGTCGTTGACCGAATTATGCGCTTTGTGGACGCGGCACGCGCCATCCCACGCGAAAAACCCCGCCATCGCCGCAAGCCGCAGTCCCTGTCGCACGCGCTCCTGATGTACGACGGCGACCAGGCCAAGGCCGTGCAGGCCTGGCACGAGACGTCTGCCGCAGGCCGCTCGCAATCGGCGCCCGCGCTCCAGGAGCCCGGGCTCGCGCCCTGCCTGCTCGTCAATAAGCTGTGGCATGCGGCGGCTCTCGCGATCATCACGGAGAACCTCGCATTCGCCGACCACCGCCGGTTCCGCCAGCTCGCTGCGTGCCcgcgccagcagcgcgcgcgcttTTCGCGGCCCGCGTCCTTCGTTCTGCATAAGCTTAGTCGGCTGACGCAGGGCGAACTCGACGCTGTCGCGCCGCTTGTAGCATCCGAAAAACTACGGTGGCTCGAGCTCTACATATGCCCCAAGGTGCTGCCGCCCGTGCCCGTGTTCCAGCACTCGCGTAACatcgagaagcttgttCTCCCGGGCAACCGTCTACTCACCGACGAATTTATCATGAAGATCGCGCCACACCTGGGGAAGCTGCGCGTGCTGGACCTCCGCGCCTGTGACCAGATCACCGATGGCGCCGTGCTGTCCATCACCTCGAACTGCCCGCTCCTCGAGGTCTGCAATCTCGGTCGTCACCGCAACGGCGCGGCCATCACCAGTGTCTCGCTCGTCGCCCTGGCCCGCAACACTAACATCGACACTGTGGGTGCCGCGGGCTGTCATGTCACGGACGCGGGCGTCTGGGAGCTGGCCATGCACCGCGGTGCGCACATCCGCCGCCTTTCGCTTAACAACTGCCGTTTGCTCACCAACAACTCCGTCCCGGCGCTGCTCTCAATGAACTACTTTCCTCAGCTATCTGTCCTGGAAATAAGGGACGTCAAGCATATCACAAACCTCCGGCCTATCGTCGCCTACACCAGCGCGAAACGCGCCCTCGGCTTCCCCGTTTTGGTTGAGGGTGGCGAGCGCATCGACCTTCTAATCAAGGAAGAGGAATGGAGGATGGAACGCGAACGCTCCGCCAGGGTCCTCGCAGCCCTCTCACAGTGGGTCAACGAGGAGGACCCGCAAGACTAA
- the LEE1 gene encoding Lee1p (some similarities with uniprot|Q06701 Saccharomyces cerevisiae YPL054W LEE1 Protein of unknown function), which yields MPPEKPFGTPADRPAGKPPGKSRARRGPRRRGERGERGERSGSRPSSASSTSPSSASSAAPQSPVSSASQGPTSPADDKSAGFSPSQQRAIFYSRQVTKHSAQHKNYSHVPCRFFRQGACQAGDSCPFSHSLNALAADQTPCKYFQRGHCRFGAKCANAHILPDGTRANPTKYRGAPASAPASAPASLPLGEPLGGPLGAQLRGAALPDAVFSRNNAYCAGAFSSSAPGLAPAAPLQPYFTDASAVVFEDDADPAGPADSACDFDGEDFIPGELADLLTPRELERRRSSLPHRLSFNDSGPGPAAPLPAPLSASGHSPNYLASPVFDYVHQRDAAWPADPPSLASVHELGAHLARIKIPENSDSRAAGISL from the coding sequence ATGCCTCCTGAGAAGCCCTTCGGAACTCCCGCGGACAGGCCCGCGGGCAAGCCTCCTGGAAAGAGCCGAGCGAGACGCGGtccgcggcggcgcggcgAGCGCGGCGAGCGCGGTGAGCgcagcggcagcaggcCCAGCTCGGCCTCGAGCACGAGCCCCAGCAGCGCGTCGAGCGCCGCACCGCAGAGCCCCGTGTCGTCCGCATCGCAAGGTCCCACATCGCCCGCGGACGACAAGTCCGCAGGGTTCTCACCCTCGCAACAGCGCGCGATCTTCTACTCGCGCCAGGTCACCAAGCACTCCGCGCAGCACAAGAACTACTCGCACGTCCCCTGCCGCTTTTTCCGGCAGGGCGCGTGCCAGGCGGGCGACTCGTGCCCCTTCTCGCACTCCCTGAACGCGCTGGCCGCGGACCAGACGCCGTGCAAGTACTTCCAGCGCGGCCACTGTCGCTTCGGGGCCAAGTGCGCCAACGCGCACATCCTGCCGGACGGCACGCGCGCGAACCCTACCAAGTACCGGGGCGCGCCTGCGAGTGCGCCTGCGAGCGCACCCGCAAGCTTGCCGCTCGGCGAGCCGCTGGGCGGGCCGTTGGGCGCGCAGCTGCGTGGTGCCGCGCTTCCAGACGCCGTGTTCTCGCGCAACAATGCGTACTGCGCAGGCGCCTTctccagcagcgcgcccgGGCTCGCACCCGCGGCGCCGCTCCAGCCCTACTTTACGGACGCGTCCGCGGTGGTGTTCGAGGACGACGCGGACCCCGCGGGCCCCGCGGACTCTGCGTGCGACTTTGACGGCGAGGACTTTATCCCCGGCGAGCTCGCGGACCTACTGACGCCGCGCGAGCTGGAGCGCCGGCGCTCTTCACTGCCCCACCGGCTGAGCTTCAACGACTCGGGCCCCGGCCCCGCGGCCCCGCTGCCAGCGCCGCTGTCCGCGTCGGGCCACTCGCCCAACTACCTGGCATCGCCCGTGTTCGACTACGTCCACCAGCGCGACGCCGCGTGGCCCGCGGACCCGCCGTCGCTCGCGAGCGTCCACGAGCTGGGCGCTCACCTGGCAAGAATCAAGATCCCGGAAAATAGCGACTCGCGCGCCGCAGGCATCTCCTTGTAA
- the YSY6 gene encoding Ysy6p (similar to uniprot|P38374 Saccharomyces cerevisiae YBR162W-A): protein MAVQTPKQRIANERFAKRNEKKLGKAKPKETKVESPLSKTWVIVLLFLLVGGGILELLTLFM from the coding sequence ATGGCCGTTCAAACTCCAAAACAGCGTATTGCCAACGAGCGCTTTGCTAAGCGTAatgagaagaagctgggcAAGGCTAAGCCCAAGGAAACCAAGGTTGAGTCGCCgctctcaaagacttgGGTCATTGTGCTACTGTTCCTCCTCGTAGGCGGTGGCATTCTGGAGCTGCTAACCTTGTTCATGTAA
- a CDS encoding mannosylinositol phosphorylceramide synthase catalytic subunit CSH1 (similar to uniprot|P33300 Saccharomyces cerevisiae YPL057C SUR1 and similar to uniprot|P38287 Saccharomyces cerevisiae YBR161W CSH1): protein MRRELKYLVYSHLALVAVLLYLTFDLLTLAIDDTFQDALLEVDLRPPPEAEAKPQLIPKIIHQTYKTEDIPEQWREGQQRCVDLHPDYEYHLWTDETAREFIREEYPWFLDTFDGYRYPIQRADAIRYFLLSHFGGVYIDLDDGCERKLDPLLTVPAFVRKTSPTGISNDVMGSVPHHPFFLKVLDSLEKYDRNWLVPYITIMFSTGPLFVSVIWKQYKRWGVPDNGVVRILQPADYKKHTYSFFSISRGSSWHLDDAHFIKSLANHILACVVLGFIVAFIVLYAEYCFYCWLGAGGGARRIGKAVRRVLSWVGITSDLSSGSETLEMNSEYRRLRKDSNLPVNIVIPDLEDNVSEHYTDLSDK, encoded by the coding sequence ATGCGCCGCGAGCTCAAGTACCTCGTGTACTCGCACCTCGCCCTGGTGGCAGTGCTACTATATTTGACATTCGACCTGCTGACGCTCGCTATCGACGACACGTTCCAAGACGCGCTGCTGGAGGTGGACCTCAGGCCGCCGCCCGAGGCCGAGGCCAAGCCGCAGCTGATTCCCAAGATCATCCACCAGACGTACAAGACCGAGGACATCCCGGAGCAGTGGCGCGAGGGCCAGCAGCGCTGCGTCGACCTGCACCCGGACTACGAGTACCACCTGTGGACCGACGAGACCGCGCGCGAGTTCATCCGCGAGGAGTACCCGTGGTTCCTGGACACGTTCGATGGGTACCGCTACCCAATCCAGCGCGCGGACGCTATCCGCTACTTCCTGCTGTCGCACTTTGGCGGCGTGTACATCGACCTGGACGACGGGTGCGAGCGCAAGCTCGACCCGCTGTTGACCGTACCTGCGTTCGTACGCAAGACCTCACCTACAGGTATCTCCAACGACGTCATGGGCTCCGTTCCCCACCATCCGTTCTTCCTAAAGGTCCTCGACTCGCTGGAGAAGTACGACCGCAACTGGCTGGTGCCCTACATCACCATCATGTTCTCCACGGGTCCGCTCTTCGTGAGCGTAATCTGGAAACAGTACAAGAGGTGGGGCGTCCCCGACAACGGCGTGGTCCGCATCCTCCAGCCCGCCGACTACAAAAAGCACACCTACTCGTTTTTCTCTATATCCAGAGGCTCCTCCTGGCACTTGGACGACGCCCACTTCATCAAGTCGCTGGCCAACCACATCCTGGCCTGCGTGGTCCTGGGGTTCATCGTCGCCTTCATTGTCCTGTACGCAGAGTACTGCTTCTACTGCTGGCTCGGCGCCGGCGGTGGAGCCCGCCGCATCGGCAAGGCTGTCAGACGCGTCTTGTCGTGGGTCGGTATCACCTCCGATCTATCTTCCGGTTCTGAGACCCTAGAAATGAATTCCGAGTACAGACGTCTACGCAAAGACTCGAACCTACCGGTGAATATCGTCATTCCGGACTTGGAAGATAATGTCTCGGAGCATTACACTGATCTGAGCGATAAATGA